One Flagellimonas sp. CMM7 genomic region harbors:
- a CDS encoding YbaB/EbfC family nucleoid-associated protein, producing MFGDIMGMMGKLKETQEKVKATKERLNTVLIDETSSDGKLKVTLTANREIKSIEIDDSLMKDKEQLEDYLVLSLNKAIEKATNVNEAELAAVAKDGMPNIPGMDSLFK from the coding sequence ATGTTTGGAGATATTATGGGAATGATGGGAAAATTAAAGGAAACCCAAGAAAAAGTGAAGGCTACTAAAGAACGTTTAAATACGGTTTTGATTGATGAAACATCCTCAGATGGAAAATTGAAAGTTACCCTAACAGCTAATAGGGAAATTAAATCAATAGAAATTGATGATTCGCTAATGAAAGATAAGGAACAACTGGAAGATTATCTGGTTCTTAGCCTGAACAAAGCCATTGAAAAGGCAACCAACGTTAACGAAGCTGAATTGGCAGCTGTTGCCAAAGATGGTATGCCAAATATTCCAGGGATGGATTCGCTATTTAAATAG
- a CDS encoding low specificity L-threonine aldolase: MKINLISDTVTVPTPGMLNAMMTAKVGDDVFKNDPSVNALEEKVADFFGMEAALFFPSGTMANQAAIKLHTQPGEQLICDKYAHVYNYEGGGVSFNSGVSCRLVDGARGMMTVDQVEQSINPPDFYHSPLTSLVCIENTTNKGGGACWDFQELKKIKKVCEDNGLNYHLDGARIWNALVAKNEDAKAYGSLFDSISVCLSKGLGCPVGSVLLGSKEFIDNALRVRKVLGGGMRQSGFLAAAGIYALDNHIDRLREDHGKAKEIGKVLEAMECIKKVEPIETNIIIFELDETKISAETFLGKLEENHISIIGMGQGKLRIVTHLDYTQEMHAHFLKVLKTLGQ, translated from the coding sequence ATGAAAATCAACTTAATAAGTGATACGGTCACCGTACCGACCCCTGGTATGTTGAATGCCATGATGACTGCCAAAGTAGGAGATGATGTTTTTAAAAATGACCCAAGTGTAAATGCACTGGAAGAAAAAGTAGCTGATTTTTTTGGAATGGAAGCTGCATTATTTTTTCCAAGTGGTACCATGGCCAATCAAGCTGCTATTAAACTACATACCCAACCGGGAGAACAGTTAATCTGTGATAAATATGCCCATGTATATAATTATGAAGGGGGAGGGGTCAGTTTTAATAGTGGAGTGTCCTGTAGGTTAGTGGATGGTGCTAGAGGAATGATGACGGTTGATCAAGTGGAGCAATCCATAAACCCTCCAGATTTCTATCATAGTCCTTTAACCTCTTTAGTTTGTATTGAAAATACAACAAACAAGGGTGGTGGAGCCTGTTGGGATTTCCAAGAACTAAAAAAGATTAAAAAAGTTTGTGAGGATAATGGGCTAAACTACCATTTAGATGGCGCTCGTATTTGGAATGCATTAGTAGCAAAGAACGAGGATGCCAAGGCATACGGAAGCTTATTTGACTCTATAAGTGTTTGTTTAAGCAAAGGCCTTGGTTGCCCAGTAGGTTCGGTACTGCTTGGAAGTAAAGAATTTATTGACAATGCCCTACGCGTAAGAAAGGTGTTGGGAGGCGGCATGCGACAATCTGGTTTTTTGGCTGCTGCTGGAATTTATGCTTTGGATAACCATATAGATAGGCTTCGCGAAGACCATGGAAAGGCAAAAGAAATAGGCAAGGTGTTGGAAGCGATGGAATGTATTAAAAAAGTGGAGCCAATTGAGACCAATATCATCATTTTTGAGTTAGATGAGACAAAAATATCCGCAGAAACCTTTCTGGGTAAACTGGAAGAAAACCATATCTCCATTATTGGTATGGGGCAAGGAAAACTGCGTATTGTAACCCACTTGGATTATACCCAAGAAATGCACGCACATTTCTTGAAAGTGTTGAAGACTTTAGGGCAATAG
- a CDS encoding transporter — translation MHLRSIKKTLFVLCFVPFFSNAQYTDVINSNRPGRAVSAYAVGRNVVQAEVGLVYEQQDNASQNSDSNIFGADFSIRYGLLFETLEINYEGTFINQNITFTDLGTDETRTDFSRNRLGLKYLIFDPFKNPENNKPNLYSWRANNVFQWKNLIPAVSIYAGATFNLGENPFYVGDPTVSPRVAIATQSRLSPRFVLISNIAYDRIGTDFPELSYAVSLSHSFKDPKWSVFIENQGFKSDRYSDILLRSGVAYLFNPNFQADFHLGSNFKNSPSRIFAVLGFSYRLDLHKDKLVAIEDQKGGQNGKIRKNSAKKKQKKKNKKKKDKIDF, via the coding sequence ATGCATCTCCGTAGTATAAAGAAAACCCTTTTTGTCCTTTGTTTTGTTCCTTTTTTTTCAAATGCGCAGTATACAGATGTTATAAACTCTAACAGACCTGGTAGGGCAGTAAGTGCCTACGCTGTAGGGAGAAACGTAGTGCAAGCAGAAGTTGGACTTGTCTATGAACAACAGGACAATGCATCACAAAATTCCGATTCAAATATTTTTGGTGCAGATTTTTCCATTAGATACGGATTGCTCTTTGAAACATTGGAAATTAACTATGAAGGAACCTTTATAAACCAAAATATAACTTTTACGGATTTAGGTACGGATGAGACCAGGACGGATTTTTCTAGAAATAGATTAGGGTTAAAATATTTAATTTTTGATCCTTTTAAAAACCCAGAAAACAATAAACCCAATCTTTATAGCTGGCGAGCCAACAATGTTTTTCAATGGAAGAATCTAATTCCTGCAGTTTCTATTTATGCCGGTGCTACTTTTAACTTGGGAGAGAATCCATTTTATGTAGGCGACCCAACAGTATCACCCAGAGTGGCTATTGCAACTCAAAGTAGACTTTCACCACGGTTTGTGTTAATCTCAAATATCGCATATGATAGAATTGGTACAGATTTTCCAGAACTAAGCTATGCGGTTTCACTTTCACATTCATTTAAAGATCCCAAATGGAGTGTTTTTATTGAAAACCAAGGATTCAAGAGCGATCGTTATTCGGATATTTTATTGCGCTCAGGTGTGGCCTACTTGTTTAATCCAAACTTTCAGGCGGATTTTCATTTAGGCTCTAATTTCAAGAACTCGCCTTCCCGTATTTTCGCAGTATTAGGTTTTTCGTATCGATTAGATCTTCACAAGGATAAGCTAGTGGCCATTGAAGATCAAAAAGGTGGGCAGAATGGAAAAATCCGTAAAAATTCGGCTAAGAAAAAACAAAAGAAAAAGAACAAAAAGAAAAAAGATAAAATAGACTTTTAA
- a CDS encoding PLP-dependent cysteine synthase family protein yields the protein MRKQINAYSNILDLIGNTPLVRLNKIAEPLTGNFYGKIESFNPGHSSKDRIASYIIDEAERKGILKPGSTIIETTSGNTGFSLAMVSIVKGYKCILAVSSKSSPDKIDMLRSMGAKVYVCPAHVSADDPRSYYEVAKRLHNETSNSIYINQYFNELNIEAHYKTTGPEIWNQTNGAITHLVACSGTGGTISGIARYLKEQNPDVKVLGVDAYGSVLKKYHETGEFDHNEVYPYRIEGLGKNLIPTATDFNCIDRYIKVTDAESAHMARKIAHTEGMFVGYTSGAAMQALYQLNTEGEFSEDSNVVVIFPDHGSRYMSKVYSNEWMENQGFFDTKNAETPEKIEYIK from the coding sequence ATGAGAAAACAGATAAATGCGTACAGCAATATCCTTGATTTAATTGGAAACACCCCCTTGGTTAGGCTAAATAAGATTGCAGAACCGCTTACAGGAAATTTCTACGGTAAAATAGAATCCTTTAACCCAGGACACTCTTCTAAAGATAGAATCGCCTCTTATATTATTGATGAGGCCGAGCGTAAAGGGATTCTTAAACCTGGAAGTACTATTATAGAGACTACATCTGGGAATACAGGTTTTAGCCTGGCCATGGTTAGTATTGTAAAAGGGTATAAATGTATTTTGGCAGTAAGCTCAAAATCGTCTCCTGATAAAATTGACATGCTTCGCTCAATGGGAGCCAAAGTATACGTTTGTCCTGCTCATGTCAGTGCGGATGACCCAAGGTCATATTATGAGGTTGCTAAGCGCTTACATAACGAAACCAGCAATTCTATATACATCAATCAATACTTTAATGAGCTGAATATAGAAGCTCATTATAAGACCACAGGCCCAGAAATTTGGAATCAGACCAATGGAGCTATTACACATTTAGTGGCTTGTAGTGGCACTGGAGGTACTATTTCTGGAATTGCTCGCTACTTAAAGGAGCAGAATCCAGATGTAAAAGTATTAGGGGTTGATGCTTATGGTTCTGTATTAAAAAAATATCACGAAACAGGCGAGTTTGACCATAATGAGGTCTATCCATACAGAATTGAAGGCTTAGGGAAGAATTTGATTCCTACAGCAACCGATTTTAACTGTATTGACCGCTATATTAAAGTAACGGATGCTGAAAGTGCACATATGGCTAGAAAAATAGCTCATACTGAAGGTATGTTTGTTGGTTATACAAGTGGTGCGGCAATGCAAGCACTTTATCAACTAAATACAGAAGGAGAATTCTCTGAAGATAGTAATGTTGTGGTTATCTTTCCAGATCATGGTTCAAGATATATGAGCAAGGTGTACAGCAATGAGTGGATGGAAAATCAAGGGTTTTTTGACACCAAAAATGCAGAGACACCAGAAAAAATAGAATATATCAAGTAA
- a CDS encoding aminotransferase class I/II-fold pyridoxal phosphate-dependent enzyme — protein MRDLFDRIIENKGPLGKWASQAEGYFVFPKLEGPISNRMKFQGKDVITWSINDYLGLANLPEVKKVDGDAAHEHGSAYPMGARMMSGHTDFHEQLEQELAAFVNKESSYLLNFGYQGFMSVIDALVSKDDIIVYDVDCHACIIDGVRLHMGKRFTFKHNNVESLEKNLERATKMATETGGGILVISEGVFGMRGEQGILKEIVALKSKFKFRLLVDDAHGFGTLGKRGAGAGEEQGIQDDIDVYLATFAKSMASIGAFVAADKEIIEYLKYNLRSQMFAKSLPMVYVKGALKRLDMLRTMPQLKAKLWENVNALQNGLKNRGFDIGTTTSCVTPVYLNGSIPEAMALVKDLRENYGIFCSIVVYPVIPKGLILLRMIPTATHTMEDIEVTLEAFSGIRERLENGTYKRLSAAVAAAMGE, from the coding sequence ATGAGAGATTTATTTGATAGAATCATTGAAAATAAAGGTCCTTTGGGAAAATGGGCATCACAAGCAGAAGGTTATTTTGTGTTTCCAAAATTAGAAGGTCCTATCTCCAATAGAATGAAATTCCAAGGTAAAGATGTTATTACATGGAGTATCAATGACTATTTGGGACTTGCAAATCTACCTGAAGTCAAAAAAGTTGATGGCGATGCTGCCCATGAACATGGTTCAGCCTACCCTATGGGCGCACGTATGATGAGTGGACATACAGATTTCCATGAGCAATTGGAGCAAGAGCTGGCTGCTTTCGTAAATAAAGAATCCTCCTATCTATTAAATTTTGGATACCAGGGATTCATGTCCGTAATTGATGCGTTGGTTTCAAAGGACGATATCATTGTATATGATGTGGATTGTCATGCATGTATTATTGATGGGGTTCGTTTGCACATGGGTAAACGTTTTACTTTCAAACATAATAATGTTGAGAGTTTAGAGAAAAACCTAGAGAGAGCAACAAAAATGGCTACGGAAACCGGCGGAGGAATACTTGTTATTTCTGAAGGTGTTTTTGGAATGCGAGGAGAGCAAGGGATACTTAAAGAAATTGTTGCACTAAAGAGTAAATTTAAATTTAGATTACTTGTTGATGATGCTCATGGTTTTGGTACTCTTGGTAAAAGAGGAGCAGGAGCAGGAGAGGAGCAAGGAATTCAAGATGATATTGATGTCTATTTGGCAACCTTTGCCAAGTCAATGGCAAGTATAGGTGCTTTCGTTGCAGCGGATAAAGAGATAATAGAATATCTAAAGTATAATCTAAGATCTCAAATGTTTGCCAAATCGCTTCCAATGGTCTACGTAAAAGGAGCGCTTAAACGTCTAGACATGTTACGCACCATGCCACAACTTAAGGCAAAACTTTGGGAGAATGTAAATGCATTGCAAAATGGTCTGAAAAATCGTGGTTTTGATATTGGAACCACTACCAGTTGTGTTACCCCTGTATATTTAAATGGAAGTATTCCTGAAGCCATGGCTTTGGTAAAGGATCTTCGAGAAAACTACGGAATATTCTGTTCTATCGTAGTTTACCCTGTAATACCCAAAGGATTGATTTTACTACGTATGATTCCAACGGCAACACATACCATGGAAGATATAGAAGTAACTTTAGAAGCGTTCTCTGGTATTCGTGAACGATTGGAAAACGGCACCTACAAGAGGCTTTCTGCAGCTGTTGCCGCGGCCATGGGAGAATAA
- a CDS encoding S9 family peptidase, with translation MKHLVLRSTFFILYLTFAASCQNIKEEPMSAQHPVAKKIPTQLEKHGDVRIDDYYWMNDRENQDVLDYLNAENEYYAKMTSHTKKFQEALFQEMKSRIKEDDSSVPYKYNGYWYITKYETGQEYPIYSRKKEGLDAEDELMFNCNELAKDHEYYNLRGISISPDNTMASFAVDTVSRRQYDIQIKNLITGEVYPDKIENTTGSSVWGNDGKTLFYAKKDPVTLRSDKIYRHELGTPSSDDKLIFHEKDSTFNTFVYKTKSRKFIVIGSVSTLTSEYQILSADDPEGDFKVFSARERGLEYSIAHYNGNFYVLTNKDGATNFKLMKTSDENTSSKDWEEFIPHREDVLLEDVDIFKDYYVLSERENGLNKLKISRWDATDSYHLPFESETYVAGTSVNLDFDTKELRYYYNEMGAPYAIIDFNMENKSQKTLKELEVLGGKFDKTNYRTERLWATARDGAKVPISLVYHKNTSLDGTSPLLQYAYGSYGSTIDPYFSSVRLSLLDRGFIYAIAHVRGGEYLGRPWYEDGKLLQKKNTFTDFIDCSKFLIKKEYTSADHLYASGGSAGGLLMGAIVNMAPELYNGVIAAVSFVDVVTTMLDNSIPLTTGEYDEWGNPGDKEYYEYMKSYSPYDNVMAKDYPNMYVSTGLHDSQVQYWEPAKWVAKIREYKTDNNVLFLDTNMEAGHGGASGRFESLKETAKEYAFILDLEGKMP, from the coding sequence ATGAAGCACTTAGTTTTAAGAAGTACTTTTTTCATTTTATACCTTACTTTTGCCGCCTCTTGTCAAAATATCAAAGAAGAACCTATGAGTGCTCAACATCCAGTTGCAAAAAAGATTCCTACACAACTTGAAAAACATGGTGACGTTAGAATAGACGATTACTATTGGATGAACGATAGGGAAAACCAGGATGTTTTAGATTATTTAAATGCGGAAAACGAGTACTACGCTAAAATGACCTCTCACACCAAGAAGTTTCAAGAAGCGCTTTTTCAAGAGATGAAATCCAGAATAAAAGAGGATGATTCTTCTGTTCCTTATAAATACAATGGCTATTGGTACATCACCAAATATGAAACCGGTCAGGAGTATCCAATTTATTCAAGGAAAAAAGAAGGCTTGGACGCGGAGGATGAGTTGATGTTCAATTGTAACGAATTGGCTAAAGACCATGAGTATTATAACCTACGCGGAATTTCAATTAGTCCGGATAATACAATGGCTTCCTTTGCGGTGGACACTGTTTCCCGTAGACAATATGATATTCAAATTAAAAATTTAATAACAGGAGAAGTTTATCCAGATAAAATTGAGAATACTACAGGCAGTTCTGTTTGGGGCAATGATGGCAAAACATTGTTTTATGCTAAAAAAGACCCTGTTACATTGCGTTCAGACAAAATTTACAGACATGAACTGGGAACCCCATCATCTGATGACAAGCTTATTTTTCATGAAAAAGACTCCACGTTCAACACCTTTGTATACAAGACAAAATCCAGAAAATTCATAGTGATAGGTTCAGTAAGTACACTTACTTCAGAGTACCAAATTTTGAGCGCGGATGACCCTGAGGGGGATTTTAAGGTTTTCTCAGCCAGAGAAAGAGGATTGGAATATTCAATTGCACATTATAATGGAAATTTCTATGTCCTTACCAATAAAGATGGTGCTACCAATTTTAAATTGATGAAAACTTCTGATGAAAACACCTCTTCTAAAGATTGGGAGGAGTTTATTCCGCATCGGGAAGATGTGTTATTGGAAGATGTGGATATATTCAAGGACTACTATGTACTTTCAGAAAGAGAAAATGGACTTAATAAGCTAAAAATTTCTCGTTGGGATGCAACGGATAGTTATCATTTACCTTTTGAAAGCGAAACCTATGTAGCTGGTACATCTGTTAATCTGGACTTTGACACAAAAGAACTCCGCTATTATTACAACGAAATGGGCGCCCCGTATGCAATCATTGATTTTAATATGGAAAACAAATCTCAAAAGACTCTAAAAGAGCTGGAAGTTTTAGGAGGTAAGTTTGATAAAACCAATTACCGTACAGAACGGTTATGGGCCACTGCACGGGATGGGGCAAAAGTTCCAATTTCATTGGTTTATCATAAGAATACAAGTTTGGATGGAACCAGCCCATTACTACAATATGCCTATGGCTCTTATGGAAGTACTATTGACCCTTATTTTTCATCAGTTCGGTTAAGCCTATTGGACAGAGGGTTTATTTATGCTATTGCCCATGTAAGAGGAGGGGAGTATTTGGGGAGACCATGGTATGAAGATGGAAAGTTGTTACAAAAGAAAAATACATTTACCGATTTTATTGATTGCTCAAAATTCTTAATTAAAAAAGAATACACAAGTGCGGACCACTTGTATGCCAGCGGTGGTTCGGCAGGAGGGCTTTTAATGGGAGCTATTGTAAATATGGCTCCAGAGCTGTATAATGGCGTCATTGCAGCTGTATCGTTTGTTGATGTGGTCACAACCATGTTAGACAATTCAATTCCTTTAACAACCGGAGAATATGATGAATGGGGGAATCCCGGGGATAAGGAATATTATGAATACATGAAATCATACTCTCCGTATGATAATGTTATGGCAAAAGATTATCCCAACATGTATGTTTCCACTGGTCTACACGATTCGCAAGTGCAATATTGGGAACCAGCTAAATGGGTAGCCAAAATTAGAGAATATAAAACAGACAATAACGTTCTGTTTCTGGATACGAATATGGAAGCAGGGCACGGAGGTGCATCTGGGCGTTTTGAATCCTTAAAGGAAACAGCAAAAGAATATGCATTTATTCTTGATTTGGAAGGCAAAATGCCTTAA
- a CDS encoding GTP cyclohydrolase, which produces MVTIKQAQSKADLKQFVKFPFSLYKDSQYWVPPIIKDELESFDADKNPVFQNAEASYFLAYKGGELVGRVAAIINWIEVNEQQLKKMRFGWFDFIDDFEVSKALLEKVAEIGKEQQLEYMEGPVGFSNLDKVGVLTEGFDHIGNMITWYNYPYYQSHYEKHGFVKEKGYLENKFPFTNADPKIFSKANLLIKKRYKLRELNFTNSKEIMPWVDKMFDLFNNSYASLASFVKITDVQKEYFKKKYISFINPEYIKFVVDEQDELVAFAIVMPSFSEALQKAKGKLFPTGVFHLLKARKHSKDVIFYLIGIHPDYQNRGVTAVIFNEYYKTFLKRGVLNCIRTPELEENTAIRQIWKHFDPVTHKRRRTYRKAL; this is translated from the coding sequence ATGGTCACCATAAAGCAAGCTCAGTCCAAAGCGGATTTAAAACAATTTGTAAAGTTTCCATTTTCGTTATATAAAGATTCCCAATATTGGGTACCTCCCATTATCAAAGATGAATTAGAGTCTTTTGACGCAGACAAAAACCCTGTTTTCCAAAATGCCGAAGCTTCTTATTTTCTGGCCTACAAGGGTGGTGAGTTGGTAGGCAGAGTTGCAGCCATCATAAATTGGATAGAAGTAAACGAACAACAACTAAAAAAAATGAGGTTTGGTTGGTTCGATTTTATAGATGATTTTGAAGTTTCCAAAGCTTTATTAGAAAAAGTAGCGGAAATTGGAAAGGAACAACAGCTTGAATATATGGAAGGACCGGTTGGTTTTTCTAATTTGGATAAGGTGGGCGTTTTAACAGAAGGGTTTGACCATATAGGGAACATGATTACCTGGTATAACTACCCATATTACCAATCCCACTATGAAAAACACGGTTTTGTAAAGGAAAAAGGGTATTTGGAAAATAAGTTCCCATTTACCAATGCCGACCCAAAGATATTTTCCAAAGCCAACTTATTGATCAAAAAAAGATATAAACTTAGGGAGCTTAATTTCACTAATAGTAAAGAAATAATGCCTTGGGTAGATAAAATGTTTGATCTATTCAACAACTCATACGCCAGCCTTGCCTCTTTTGTGAAAATCACAGATGTACAAAAGGAATATTTTAAAAAGAAATACATCAGTTTTATAAATCCTGAGTATATAAAATTTGTAGTTGACGAACAAGATGAATTGGTTGCATTTGCCATTGTTATGCCTTCGTTTTCCGAGGCATTGCAAAAAGCAAAGGGAAAATTGTTTCCAACTGGGGTATTCCACCTCTTAAAAGCCCGAAAACATAGCAAAGATGTTATTTTTTACCTAATTGGTATTCATCCGGATTATCAAAACAGGGGGGTAACGGCAGTAATTTTTAACGAATATTATAAAACCTTCCTTAAAAGAGGTGTACTTAACTGTATTAGAACTCCAGAACTAGAAGAAAACACTGCTATACGACAGATTTGGAAACATTTTGACCCAGTTACCCATAAACGAAGAAGAACGTACAGAAAAGCGCTGTAA
- a CDS encoding zinc-dependent metalloprotease yields the protein MKKYFFYVLPIVFTATFLNAQSFDKIKDYQMFNGYFNFYYDDTSDKIFLEVDELEKEFLYVYSLSSGIGSNDIGLDRGQLGNEQVVYFKKAGAKLLLIQPNLKFRALTNNELERKSVQQAFAKSVLHGFKIEEESKGKYLIDVTDFLMRDAHGVSARLKQTKQGSYSLDKSKSAWAFERTKAFPKNVEFDITLTFSGTPEGNNIRSVTPNASLVTVAQHHSLIELPDDDYKKRAFDPRCGSYPFSYYDYATPVQEPILKRFVTRHRLEKKNPGAATSEAVEPIVYYLDNGTPEPVRSALLDGGRWWNQAFEAIGYKDAFQLKVLPDDADPMDVRYNVIQWVHRSTRGWSYGSSITDPRTGEIIKGHVSLGSLRIRQDFLIAQALMNKPFAERDDNYQPMLEMALARIRQLSAHEIGHTLGFAHNFAASTNGRASVMDYPHPQFELNGNTIDFSNAYDTGIGVWDKVTVAYSYSDFPSGTNEKEGLNAILKKAQTDGLRYISDQDARPQGGAHALAHLWDNGRNASQELESVLKIRKTAIDNFSIDNVRTGEPNSVLEDVFAPLYFFHRYQTEAVSKLIGGLDYNYSIKGDGQRTVYSISEATQENALKSILRTLNAEEVAIPKEKLNLFPPRAIGYGRSRESFKGRTGISFDALSAAETSADMTLGLLLHPERASRLIQQKSMDKDQLGLESVLSKLVENTIEENHKDAYLNEVQQTINFRVLYHIMNLAAHKEVHPQVNAIANEGLKVLRSSLLVNGKNAISSEMVRRIDAFLSKPSAFKVIPVPKIPDGSPIGMDCMN from the coding sequence ATGAAAAAATACTTTTTTTACGTTTTGCCCATTGTCTTCACGGCCACCTTTTTAAATGCCCAGAGTTTTGATAAAATCAAGGACTATCAAATGTTCAATGGCTACTTCAATTTTTATTATGATGATACTTCTGATAAGATTTTCTTAGAGGTGGATGAGCTGGAAAAGGAATTCTTGTACGTGTACTCATTAAGCAGTGGGATTGGCAGTAATGATATAGGTTTGGATAGGGGCCAATTGGGAAATGAGCAAGTGGTTTACTTTAAGAAAGCAGGTGCTAAATTGCTTTTGATTCAGCCCAATTTAAAATTTAGAGCGCTCACGAATAATGAACTTGAACGTAAGTCAGTGCAACAAGCGTTTGCAAAGTCTGTACTACATGGATTTAAGATTGAAGAGGAATCCAAAGGAAAGTATTTAATAGATGTCACCGATTTTTTAATGCGTGATGCCCATGGCGTTTCAGCTAGGTTAAAGCAAACAAAACAAGGCTCTTATAGTTTGGATAAATCTAAAAGCGCTTGGGCTTTTGAAAGGACGAAAGCTTTCCCTAAAAATGTGGAATTCGATATCACCCTAACTTTTAGTGGAACTCCTGAGGGAAATAATATTCGTTCCGTTACACCAAATGCTAGTTTGGTAACCGTGGCGCAACATCATTCGTTAATCGAATTACCGGATGATGATTACAAAAAAAGAGCATTTGACCCGCGTTGTGGTTCCTATCCATTTTCATATTATGATTATGCAACTCCGGTTCAAGAACCAATATTAAAGCGTTTTGTAACAAGACACCGTTTAGAGAAAAAGAATCCGGGCGCTGCCACAAGTGAAGCGGTTGAACCTATTGTTTATTATTTGGATAATGGAACCCCAGAGCCCGTTCGTTCTGCTTTACTGGATGGTGGTAGATGGTGGAACCAAGCTTTTGAAGCTATCGGTTATAAGGATGCGTTTCAACTTAAAGTTTTGCCAGACGATGCCGACCCAATGGATGTCAGGTACAATGTGATTCAATGGGTGCACCGTTCTACAAGAGGATGGAGTTATGGCAGTAGTATTACCGATCCACGAACTGGTGAAATAATTAAGGGACATGTTAGTCTGGGGAGTTTACGAATCCGACAAGATTTTTTAATAGCCCAAGCGTTAATGAATAAGCCTTTTGCTGAACGAGATGATAATTACCAGCCCATGTTAGAAATGGCGTTGGCAAGGATTCGTCAGCTTTCCGCACATGAAATAGGACACACTCTTGGTTTTGCCCACAATTTTGCGGCAAGTACAAATGGTAGGGCCTCAGTAATGGATTATCCACACCCACAATTTGAACTTAATGGAAATACTATTGATTTCTCCAATGCGTACGATACTGGCATAGGCGTTTGGGATAAAGTAACTGTTGCTTACTCATATTCAGATTTCCCAAGCGGTACAAATGAAAAAGAGGGCTTAAATGCTATTTTGAAAAAAGCGCAAACAGACGGACTACGCTATATATCTGATCAAGACGCGCGCCCGCAGGGTGGAGCACATGCCTTGGCACATTTATGGGATAATGGTAGGAATGCATCTCAAGAATTGGAAAGCGTATTAAAGATTAGAAAGACAGCTATAGATAACTTCTCCATTGATAATGTGCGCACAGGAGAACCAAACTCAGTGCTCGAGGATGTTTTTGCTCCCTTGTATTTTTTTCATAGATATCAAACAGAGGCCGTTTCAAAATTGATTGGGGGATTGGATTATAATTACTCCATAAAAGGAGACGGACAACGTACCGTTTATTCAATTAGTGAAGCAACCCAAGAAAATGCCTTAAAATCTATTCTAAGGACTTTAAACGCTGAAGAAGTGGCCATTCCGAAAGAGAAATTAAATTTGTTCCCACCTAGAGCTATAGGTTATGGTCGTTCCAGAGAATCCTTTAAAGGTAGGACAGGAATTAGTTTCGATGCTTTATCTGCTGCGGAAACTTCTGCTGATATGACCTTAGGGTTACTATTGCACCCAGAGCGTGCTTCTAGATTGATACAGCAGAAGAGCATGGATAAGGACCAACTTGGACTAGAGAGTGTTTTAAGCAAATTAGTTGAAAACACTATAGAGGAAAACCATAAAGATGCTTATTTAAACGAAGTGCAGCAAACTATTAATTTCAGGGTACTGTACCATATTATGAATCTAGCAGCGCATAAGGAAGTACACCCTCAGGTAAATGCAATTGCCAATGAAGGATTAAAAGTATTGAGAAGCTCGCTTTTGGTCAATGGGAAAAACGCTATTTCTTCGGAAATGGTTAGAAGAATAGATGCTTTTCTAAGCAAACCTTCTGCATTTAAAGTTATTCCAGTTCCTAAAATTCCGGATGGATCACCTATAGGAATGGATTGTATGAATTAA